A single window of Aquarana catesbeiana isolate 2022-GZ linkage group LG10, ASM4218655v1, whole genome shotgun sequence DNA harbors:
- the LOC141111445 gene encoding posterior protein-like has translation MELVYTYVKKYASANYHSCADEPLKSQCNVLLSQCQQHNSRLGKQLKKKVKKERLANEIAVLLRIKFISEQMEGKWEAERRRLGEDIEKISVNLIKIATDSSSEMDELRTTAHNLSERNSELQEQLQRCSMDCDMKSKLLESLRVKLSEMEELVMSLERKLANAHSQLLTKEQCTVSLNEHKGTCQLANICTVNEEKGCDETHSAIAPIALKQDNGLITIQERLTLCQILGEFNALESPVSLSNKFEALVLKFHLSNEDACSLLRAWLPGPLAGQLFAQVNDSLADAEVRRKELQRIVDSRDNGMSDLQRMRFRRGDDPILFCSEYLALYTKVFNCPDLLEDDTSFIYSMANKCYVSYPIRMALRNARSYQNVVNILRDFCQESSGREYGSKAGVSVISRGTGRQREFRRSKWNRHGHRFCKDLNIAGMEQETPELQGGKSYKVYALST, from the exons atggaacttgtgtatacatatgttaaaaagtacgcttctgccaattatcattcatgtgcagatgaacctcttaaaagccagtgtaacGTTCTATTGTCACAGTGTCAACAACATAATAGCAgattgggtaaacagctaaaaaagaaagttaaaaaagaaaggttggcaaatgaaattgcagtgttgctcagaattaaatttatatctgagcaaatggaggggaagtgggaagcagagaggagacgtctcggggaggacatagagaaaatcagTGTAAACCTTATAAAGATCGCAACAGactccagtagtgagatggatgaattgcggACTACAGCACAcaatttgtcagaaagaaacagtgagctacaagaacagctgcagaggtgcagcatggactgtgatatgaagagcaaacttttagagtcattgcgagtaaagttgtcagagatggaagagttggttatgtctttagaaagaaagttagcaaatgcacactcccagcttcttactaaagagcaatgtacagtatcgctcaatgagcacaaaggaacgtgccaattggccaatatctgcacagtcaatgaggagaagggctgtgatgaaacacattctgctattgcacccatagctttGAAGCAGGATAACggtttgattacaatccaagagagacttactttgtgccagattctgggtgaatttaatgccctggaatcaccagtgagtctgtccaataaatttgaggctctagtccttaaatttcatttgagtaatgaggatgcatgttctcttctgagagcatggctaccaggacctttggcaggccagttatttgcacaggttaatgatagcttagcagatgcagaggtgcggaggaaagagttgcagcgtattgtggacagtcgtgataatggtatgagtgatttacaacgaatgagatttaggagaggagatgacccaattttgttctgcagtgagtatcttgcattgtatacgaaagtgttcaactgtcctgacttattggaggatgatacaagtttcatatactcaatggccaataagtgttatgtaagctatcccattagaatggctctgaggaatgctagatcctaccaaaatgttgtcaatatcctgcgagacttctgtcaagagtccagtggtagggaatatgggtcaaaggcaggtgtatccgtaataagcagaggtacaggaaggcagagagagttcagacgttctaaatggaataggcatggacatagattttgtaaagACCTTAACATTGCTGGCATGGAGCAGGAAACtccagaattacagg gtggaaaaagttacaaggtgtaTGCTTTGTCTacctga